Proteins from a genomic interval of Panthera tigris isolate Pti1 chromosome A2, P.tigris_Pti1_mat1.1, whole genome shotgun sequence:
- the LOC102949914 gene encoding olfactory receptor 7A17-like gives MELGNDTQISEFLLLGFSEEPELQPLIFGLFLSMYLIAVFGNLLIILAVSSDSHLHTPMYFFLANLSFVDICFTSTSVPKMLLNIQTQSKVITYAGCISQMYFFILCAELDDLILSAMAYDRFVAICHPLQYTIIMSPQLCGLLVLVSWIISVLNSLLQTLMVLPLSFCTGMEIPHFFCELNQVLRLACSETFLNDTVMYFATVLLGGAPLVGILYSYSKIVSSIRGISSAQGKYKAFSTCASHLSVVSLFCCTGLGVYLSSVATQSSHSSTTASVMYTVVTPMLNPFIYSLRNRDIKRALKRIVGIPAM, from the coding sequence ATGGAACTAGGCAATGATACACAAATTTCAgagtttcttcttctgggattttcAGAGGAACCAGAACTGCAGCCCCTCATATTTGGGCTTTTCCTCTCCATGTACCTGATCGCTGTGTTTGGAAACCTGCTCATCATCCTGGCCGTCAGCTctgactcccacctccacacccccatgtacttcttcctggccaacctgTCCTTTGTAGACATCTGCTTCACCTCCACCAGCGTCCCGAAGATGCTTCTGAACATCCAGACTCAGAGCAAGGTCATAACCTATGCAGGCTGCATCAGCCAGATGTATTTTTTCATACTCTGTGCAGAGTTGGATGACCTTATCCTGTCTGCAATGGCCTATGACCGatttgtggccatctgtcaccccCTGCAATACACCATCATCATGAGCCCCCAGCTCTGTGGATTGCTTGTTCTGGTATCCTGGATCATCAGTGTTCTGAACTCACTGTTACAAACCTTAATGGTGCTGCCACTGTCCTTCTGCACAGGCATGGAAATCCCCCATTTTTTTTGTGAACTCAATCAGGTCCTCAGGCTTGCCTGTTCTGAGACCTTTCTTAATGACACGGTGATGTATTTTGCAACTGTGCTCCTCGGTGGTGCTCCCTTGGTTGGGATCCTTTACTCTTACTCTAAGATAGTCTCCTCCATACGTGGGATCTCATCAGCTCAGGGCAAGTATAAGGCATTTTCCACCTGTGCATCTCACCTCTCGGTTGTCTCCTTATTTTGTTGTACAGGCCTCGGAGTGTACCTTAGCTCTGTTGCTACCCAGAGCTCTCACTCAAGTACAACAGCCTCGGTGATGTACACGGTGGTCAcgcccatgctgaaccccttcatctacagcctgaggaacagaGACATAAAGAGGGCTCTGAAAAGAATCGTTGGGATTCCAGCGATGTAA
- the LOC102949615 gene encoding olfactory receptor 7C1-like yields MESGNQTRASEFLLLGFSAKSDIQFVLFGLFLSMYLVTVTGNLLIILAICSDSLLHTPMYFFLSNLSLADICFTSTTVPKMLWNIQTQSTIITYEGCLSQIFFFIVFGCLDNLLLTAMAYDRFVAICHPLHYSIIMNGQFCGLLALGSWCLSIMGSLLETLTLLRLSFCTNMEIPHFFCDLPKVLKLACSDTFVNTMVVYSATGLLAMIPFNGILLSYFQIVSSILNLSSATGKYKAFSTCGSHLSVVFLFYGTGLGVYLSSAATSSSRKSLVASVMYTIVTPMLNPFIYSLRNRDMKGALRRLLSRVVPLSSGVSGGVLW; encoded by the coding sequence ATGGAATCAGGAAATCAAACACGTGCTTCGGAATTTCTCCTCTTGGGATTTTCAGCAAAGTCAGATATTCAATTTGTGCTCTTTGGGCTGTTCCTGTCCATGTACTTGGTCACGGTCACTGGGAACCTGCTCATCATCCTGGCCATCTGCTCTGActccctcctccacacccccatgtacttcttcctttccaacctgtCCTTGGCTGACATCTGTTTTACCTCCACTACTGTCCCGAAGATGCTCTGGAACATCCAGACTCAGAGCACAATCATAACATATGAAGGCTGCCTCAgccagatattttttttcattgtgtttggATGCCTGGACAACTTACTCCTGACCgcgatggcctatgaccgctttgtggccatctgtcaccccCTGCACTACTCAATCATCATGAACGGCCAGTTCTGTGGGCTGTTGGCATTGGGATCCTGGTGCCTCAGTATCATGGGTTCCCTGCTCGAGACCTTGACCCTTTTGAGGCTGTCCTTCTGCACAAACATGGAAATCCCACACTTCTTTTGTGATCTTCCCAAAGTCCTAAAGCTTGCCTGTTCTGACACCTTCGTCAATACCATGGTGGTGTATTCTGCAACTGGCCTTCTGGCCATGATTCCTTTCAACGGAATACTTTTGTCCTACTTTCAAATTGTTTCCTCCATACTCAACCTTTCCTCAGCTACTGGCAAGTACAAAGCCTTTTCCACGTGTGGGTCTCACCTCTCAGTGGTCTTCTTGTTCTATGGAACAGGTCTTGGGGTCTACCTCAGTTCTGCAGCGACTTCATCCTCTAGGAAAAGTCTGGTGGCCTCAGTGATGTACACAATTGTCAcgcccatgctgaaccccttcatctacagTCTGAGGAATAGGGACATGAAGGGGGCTCTAAGGAGACTCCTCAGCAGGGTGGTGCCTCTCAGCAGTGGGGTCTCTGGAGGAGTCTTATGGTAA
- the LOC102950198 gene encoding olfactory receptor-like protein OLF4 produces MEPRNLTAISEFLLLGFSEEPAFQPLIFGLFLSMYLITVFGNLLIILAVSSDSHLHTPMYFFLANLSFVDICFTSTTVPKMLVNIQTQSKVITYEDCITQMYFFLLFAGLDNYILTVMAYDRFLAICHPLHYMVIMNPRLCGLLVLVSWIMSVLHSLLQTSVVLRLSFCTDLEIPHFFCEIKQVVQLACSDTFLNDIVMYFGAGLLGGGPLAGILYSYSKIVSSICGISSTQGKYKAFSTCASHLSVVSLFYCTSLGVYLSSAATQSSHSGATASVMYTVVTPMLNPFIYSLRNRDIKRALKKSFGKETMKGPIALGQLHLMAELKA; encoded by the coding sequence ATGGAGCCAAGGAACCTTACAGCcatttcagaatttcttcttctgggattttcAGAGGAACCAGCATTCCAGCCCCTCATATTTGGGCTTTTCCTCTCCATGTACCTGATCACTGTGTTTGGGAACCTGCTCATCATCCTGGCCGTCAGCTctgactcccacctccacacacccatgtacttcttcctggccaacctgTCCTTTGTAGACATTTGCTTCACCTCCACCACCGTCCCGAAGATGCTGGTGAACATCCAGACCCAGAGCAAAGTCATAACCTATGAGGACTGCATCACCCAGATgtattttttcctactctttgCGGGATTGGACAACTACATCCTGACCGTGATGGCCTATGACCGATTTTTGGCCATCTGTCACCCCCTGCACTACATGGTCATCATGAACCCCCGGCTCTGTGGGCTGCTGGTTCTGGTGTCTTGGATCATGAGTGTCCTGCATTCCTTGTTACAAACCTCAGTGGTGCTGCGACTGTCCTTCTGTACAGACTTGGAAATCCCTCACTTCTTCTGTGAAATTAAACAGGTGGTCCAACTTGCCTGTTCTGACACCTTTCTTAATGACATTGTGATGTATTTTGGAGCTGGGTTGCTGGGTGGGGGTCCCCTTGCTGGGATCCTTTACTCTTATTCTAAGATAGTTTCTTCCATATGTGGCATCTCATCAACTCAGGGCAAGTATAAAGCATTTTCCACCTGTGCATCCCACCTTTCTGTGGTCTCCTTATTTTACTGTACGAGCCTAGGTGTGTACCTTAGCTCCGCTGCTACCCAGAGCTCCCACTCGGGTGCCACGGCCTCGGTGATGTACACGGTGGTCAcgcccatgctgaaccccttcatctacagcctgaggaacagaGACATAAAGAGGGCTCTGAAAAAATCCTTTGGAAAGGAAACTATGAAAGGACCAATTGCCCTGGGGCAATTGCACCTGATGGCAGAACTCAAAGCTTGA
- the LOC102950492 gene encoding olfactory receptor 7A17-like: MGPGNDTQISEFFLLGLSNEPELQPLIFGLFFSMYLISVFGNLLIILAVSSASHLHMPMYFFLSILSFVDICITSTIIPKMLVNIQTQTKIITYTGCISQIYFSTLFAGWDNFLLAVMAYDRFVAICHPLHYTVIMNPRLCGLLALVSWITSVLNSLLQSLMVLRLSFCTNSEIPHFFCELNQMTQLACSDTFLNDTVMYISTVLLAGGPLAGILYSYSKIISSLRRIPSAQGKYKAFSTCASHLSVVSLFYCTVLEGYLISSATQNSHSSATASVMYMVVTPMLNPFIYSLRNKDIKGALRRSFGMAGTKGTIVLLVKKCP, encoded by the coding sequence atggGACCAGGCAATGACAcccaaatttcagaattttttcttctgggattaTCAAATGAACCAGAATTACAGCCCCTCATATTTGGACTTTTCTTCTCCATGTACTTGATCAGTGTCTTTGGAAACCTGCTCATCATCCTGGCTGTCAGCTCTGCCTCCCACCTCCACATGcctatgtatttctttctctccatcctgtCCTTTGTGGACATTTGTATCACCTCTACCATCATCCCAAAGATGTTGGTAAATATACAGACACAGACTAAAATTATAACCTATACAGGATGCATCAGCCAGATCTATTTTTCCACACTCTTTGCAGGCTGGGACAACTTTCTCCTGGCcgtgatggcctatgaccgcttcGTGGCCATCTGTCACCCCCTGCACTACACGGTCATCATGAACCCCCGGCTCTGTGGACTGCTGGCTCTGGTGTCCTGGATCACGAGTGTCCTGAATTCCTTGTTACAAAGCTTAATGGTGCTACGATTGTCCTTCTGTACAAACTCAGAAATCCctcactttttctgtgaactcaATCAGATGACCCAGCTTGCCTGTTCTGATACCTTTCTGAACGACACAGTGATGTATATTTCAACGGTGTTGCTGGCCGGTGGTCCCCTTGCTGGGATCCTTTACTCTTACTCTAAGATTATTTCCTCTCTACGTAGAATCCCATCAGCTCAGGGCAAGTATAAAGCATTTTCCACCTGTGCGTCTCACCTCTCAGTTGTCTCCTTATTTTATTGCACGGTCCTGGAAGGGTACCTTATCTCCTCTGCTACCCAGAACTCCCACTCAAGTGCAACAGCCTCAGTGATGTACATGGTGGTCAcgcccatgctgaaccccttcatctacagcctgaggaacaaagACATAAAGGGGGCTCTGAGGAGATCCTTCGGGATGGCAGGGACAAAAGGGACCATCGTCCTGCTGGTGAAGAAGTGCCCTTGA